A single Thunnus thynnus chromosome 6, fThuThy2.1, whole genome shotgun sequence DNA region contains:
- the mtg2 gene encoding mitochondrial ribosome-associated GTPase 2: MLATLWRVKSPRWLSPDILLGYLLTQEIRRKQLSLFSHSSSPVSAAWRRKVTGGIRDVSTSGTLCAKVRGNTKKKELSEKKLTRYFVDHRRVKLLAGSGGKGVCSFHSEPRKEWGGPDGGNGGDGGSIIIKADRFVKSLAQVLPVYKGENGQSGGSKNCYGRNGSPTYINVPLGTVVKEQGKTVVDLSKHGQEYLAVFGGAGGKGNRFFLSNENRAPMTATPGMEGQERALHLELRTMAHAGLVGFPNAGKSSLLRAISNARPAVAAYPFTTLNPHVGIVKYRDHEQVAVADIPGIIQGAHLNRGLGISFLRHIERCRVLLFVLDMSTTEPWTQFQHLCYELDQYEPGLSQRPQAIIANKMDLPEAREKLETLKSHVTQRVIPVSALSGQNTEELILHLRELYDGYLQGGGSSGEDKPTRW; encoded by the exons ATGTTGGCGACATTGTGGAGAGTTAAAAGCCCTCGTTGGCTTTCTCCGGACATACTTTTAGGATACCTATTAACACAAGAGATTAGAAGAAAGCAGTTGAGCTTGTTCAGTCACAGTAGTTCTCCAGTATCAGCGGCATGGAGACGGAAAGTCACCGGTGGTATCAGAGATGTCAGCACCTCCGGTACGCTGTGTGCCAAGGTCCGAGGAAACACGAAGAAGAAAGAGCTGTCTGAAAAGAAGCTG ACCCGTTACTTTGTAGACCATCGCCGTGTGAAGCTGCTGGCAGGATCAGGCGGTAAAGGGGTCTGCAGCTTTCACAGTGAGCCCCGGAAAGAATGGGGTGGTCCAGATGGAGGTAACGGAGGTGATGGAGGAAGCATCATCATCAAGG CTGACCGGTTTGTCAAATCTTTGGCTCAAGTACTTCCAGTTTACAAGGGAGAGAACGGGCAATCTGGTGGCAGCAAGAATTGTTATGGTCGGAATGGCAGCCCAACCTACATTAAT gttccATTAGGCACAGTGGTAAAGGAGCAGGGGAAGACAGTTGTGGACCTTTCTAAACATGGTCAAGAGTATCTGGCTGTTTTTGGAGGGGCCGGGGGGAAGGGAAACCGATTCTTTCTGTCCAATGAGAACCGTGCCCCAATGACAGCTACCCCTGGAATGGAGGGCCAGGAGAGAGCCCTTCATCTAGAGCTGCGCACCATGGCCCATGCTGGACTG GTTGGGTTTCCAAATGCTGGGAAATCCTCACTGTTGAGAGCCATCTCCAATGCCAGGCCTGCTGTGGCTGCTTACCCTTTTACAACACTCAACCCACATGTAGGAATTGTCAAGTACAGGGATCATGAACAGGTTGCAG TTGCTGACATCCCAGGCATCATTCAAGGAGCACATCTGAATCGAGGCTTGGGCATCTCTTTCCTGCGCCACATCGAGCGTTGTCGAGTCCTCCTCTTTGTTTTGGACATGTCAACTACAGAGCCCTGGACCCAGTTCCAACACCTATGCTATGAACTAGACCAGTATGAGCCCGGTCTGTCCCAGCGGCCTCAGGCCATCATAGCCAACAAAATGGACCTACCTGAGGCACGGGAGAAGCTAGAGACTCTAAAGAGCCACGTCACCCAGAGAGTTATCCCTGTGTCGGCTCTCTCAGGGCAGAACACAGAGGAACTCATCCTCCACCTTAGAGAGCTGTATGACGGCTATCTCCAAGGAGGAGGCAGCAGTGGGGAAGACAAGCCCACCAGGTGGTAG
- the LOC137184746 gene encoding calcium-responsive transactivator-like isoform X1, with amino-acid sequence MSVAFSSARPRSKGEVTQQTIQKMLDENHHLIQCIMDYQSKGKTAECTQYQQILHRNLVYLATIADSNQNMQSLLPAPPTPNMSMGPGGMGQSGGHTPSNLNDNMAPGLPPTSMMQSQMSNGPSHAPMQQQSGQVQSAIPSTSLSLPASSYGSSASASGYSHAAPSSQASMIQGPGPGYGSSSSSSSTSSSSSSSSRSNLNMQSNQVSMMHQQSATPHYPSAQAGGQHYQGQQAMGMMGQGSQGNSMMSQRPMGSYRSSQQGSAQQYMGQDEFYGEQYGHTQSSSEPINQQYYPDGHGEYSYQQSSYGEQGYERPFDESSQHYYEGGNPQYSQQQAQYQQGSGQQQPFSQQQYSSQQGYSGQPQGYGPGQGGSSQYSQYQQGQSQPYGSYRSSQGGPGAQTQRPYAYEQGQYGNYQQ; translated from the exons ATGTCGGTGGCATTTTCATCGGCGCGCCCCAGAAGTAAAGGGGAGGTGACGCAGCAAACGATCCAAAAG ATGCTGGATGAAAATCATCATTTAATACAATGTATAATGGATTACCAAAGCAAAGGCAAGACAGCTGAATGCACACA GTATCAGCAGATCCTGCACAGAAATCTTGTTTACTTGGCCACAATAGCGGATTCGAATCAGAACATGCAGTCACTACTACCTGCG CCTCCCACTCCAAACATGTCTATGGGTCCTGGGGGAATGGGCCAGAGTGGAGGACACACTCCAAGCAACCTCAATGACAACATGGCACCAGGACTGCCCCCCACATCCATGATGCAGAGTCAAATGAGCAATG GCCCCAGCCATGCCCCCATGCAGCAGCAGTCTGGTCAGGTGCAGTCGGCTATTCCCTCCACATCCCTCAGCCTGCCAGCCAGCAGCTACGGTAGCTCGGCCTCAGCCTCCGGCTACAGCCACGCTGCGCCCTCCTCCCAGGCCAGCATGATCCAGGGCCCTGGGCCTGGCTAtggctcttcctcctcttcttcctccacatcctcatcctcctcttcctcctcccgcAGCAACCTCAACATGCAGTCCAATCAAG TCTCCATGATGCACCAACAGTCTGCCACTCCACACTACCCCTCAGCACAGGCTGGGGGCCAACACTATCAGGGACAGCAGGCTATGGGCATGATGGGTCAGGGCAGTCAAGGAAACAGTATGATGTCTCAGAGGCCCATGGGATCCTACCGCTCTTCACAGCAAG GATCTGCACAGCAGTACATGGGACAAGACGAGTTCTACGGAGAGCAGTATGGACACACTCAGAGCTCCAGCGAGCCCATAAACCAGCAGTATTACCCTGATG GTCATGGGGAGTACTCATATCAACAATCTTCATATGGTGAGCAAGGCTACGAGAGGCCCTTTGATGAATCTTCACAGCATTACTATGAAGGAG GTAACCCTCAGTACAGCCAACAGCAGGCCCAATATCAGCAGGGGTCTGGTCAGCAACAGCCCTTCAGCCAGCAGCAGTACTCTTCTCAACAAGGCTACAGTGGACAGCCACAAGGATACG GACCTGGCCAGGGTGGATCTTCCCAGTATTCTCAGTATCAGCAGGGTCAAAGCCAACCATATGGCTCTTACCGCTCCTCCCAGGGAGGCCCTGGAGCACAGACACAGAGGCCCTACGCCTATGAACAG GGTCAGTACGGAAATTATCAGCAATAA
- the LOC137184746 gene encoding calcium-responsive transactivator-like isoform X2 codes for MSVAFSSARPRSKGEVTQQTIQKMLDENHHLIQCIMDYQSKGKTAECTQYQQILHRNLVYLATIADSNQNMQSLLPAPPTPNMSMGPGGMGQSGGHTPSNLNDNMAPGLPPTSMMQSQMSNGPSHAPMQQQSGQVQSAIPSTSLSLPASSYGSSASASGYSHAAPSSQASMIQGPGPGYGSSSSSSSTSSSSSSSSRSNLNMQSNQVSMMHQQSATPHYPSAQAGGQHYQGQQAMGMMGQGSQGNSMMSQRPMGSYRSSQQGHGEYSYQQSSYGEQGYERPFDESSQHYYEGGNPQYSQQQAQYQQGSGQQQPFSQQQYSSQQGYSGQPQGYGPGQGGSSQYSQYQQGQSQPYGSYRSSQGGPGAQTQRPYAYEQGQYGNYQQ; via the exons ATGTCGGTGGCATTTTCATCGGCGCGCCCCAGAAGTAAAGGGGAGGTGACGCAGCAAACGATCCAAAAG ATGCTGGATGAAAATCATCATTTAATACAATGTATAATGGATTACCAAAGCAAAGGCAAGACAGCTGAATGCACACA GTATCAGCAGATCCTGCACAGAAATCTTGTTTACTTGGCCACAATAGCGGATTCGAATCAGAACATGCAGTCACTACTACCTGCG CCTCCCACTCCAAACATGTCTATGGGTCCTGGGGGAATGGGCCAGAGTGGAGGACACACTCCAAGCAACCTCAATGACAACATGGCACCAGGACTGCCCCCCACATCCATGATGCAGAGTCAAATGAGCAATG GCCCCAGCCATGCCCCCATGCAGCAGCAGTCTGGTCAGGTGCAGTCGGCTATTCCCTCCACATCCCTCAGCCTGCCAGCCAGCAGCTACGGTAGCTCGGCCTCAGCCTCCGGCTACAGCCACGCTGCGCCCTCCTCCCAGGCCAGCATGATCCAGGGCCCTGGGCCTGGCTAtggctcttcctcctcttcttcctccacatcctcatcctcctcttcctcctcccgcAGCAACCTCAACATGCAGTCCAATCAAG TCTCCATGATGCACCAACAGTCTGCCACTCCACACTACCCCTCAGCACAGGCTGGGGGCCAACACTATCAGGGACAGCAGGCTATGGGCATGATGGGTCAGGGCAGTCAAGGAAACAGTATGATGTCTCAGAGGCCCATGGGATCCTACCGCTCTTCACAGCAAG GTCATGGGGAGTACTCATATCAACAATCTTCATATGGTGAGCAAGGCTACGAGAGGCCCTTTGATGAATCTTCACAGCATTACTATGAAGGAG GTAACCCTCAGTACAGCCAACAGCAGGCCCAATATCAGCAGGGGTCTGGTCAGCAACAGCCCTTCAGCCAGCAGCAGTACTCTTCTCAACAAGGCTACAGTGGACAGCCACAAGGATACG GACCTGGCCAGGGTGGATCTTCCCAGTATTCTCAGTATCAGCAGGGTCAAAGCCAACCATATGGCTCTTACCGCTCCTCCCAGGGAGGCCCTGGAGCACAGACACAGAGGCCCTACGCCTATGAACAG GGTCAGTACGGAAATTATCAGCAATAA